A region of Periophthalmus magnuspinnatus isolate fPerMag1 chromosome 13, fPerMag1.2.pri, whole genome shotgun sequence DNA encodes the following proteins:
- the LOC117380837 gene encoding transcription regulator protein BACH1-like, translating to MSPLSSRSSVFTFQSAVHTSWVLQRLNEQRLQDVLCDVTILVQDQSFRAHASVLAACSHYFHSRLPGPGASQQCPILTLPQEVTVEGFEPLLHFAYTSKLLFTKENIHAIHSSTNILGFHNLELSCFDFLLPKFSEVKKSQTDSRLFWYKKNNSHTLTTDNISNQQASCEPCSSRTERPNNITSSHCPLETSQTPSKEDHLCLENCGPQIPPLTLNLTAAGECPILSMQCADSSKADHPTQYCERNILDIGNVCSQSELADCGLPCNINISGHRQELIEPAAESNGIEPVEILRVDNECNRCLFKFQTSDETDDSFDQNMSANLSETSISVLSQDGEFEDRSSVEREVAEHLAKGFWSELCPPQEPMEQANMSKATDFQWLRQLDLTSSMGDCPFLRDMGTAEEQGLSSSLSQSERSPCVSSVPSGDDSDMDTDADTEANKRRAAEIQLPFPVEQISSLSRSAFQQLLRRQRLTPEQQEFVHDVRRRSKNRMAAQRCRKKKLDGIQQLQADIRTLRSEREHLLQERSQLEQSLEETRQNLCTMDQTSSLDPPTTQLPLSPETPSPPSVSMPMPSQVNAPMVSCTYTPAGASSDSDHGPRLQKKEVFSAPQNCPISASIFNSLDMDTF from the exons ATGTCTCCCCTGTCGTCACGCTCGTCTGTCTTCACATTCCAGTCGGCAGTGCACACTTCCTGGGTTCTCCAAAGGTTGAATGAGCAGCGGCTCCAGGACGTTCTGTGCGATGTGACCATTCTAGTGCAGGACCAGAGCTTCAGGGCCCACGCCTCGGTGCTGGCAGCCTGCAGCCACTACTTCCACAGCAGGCTCCCAGGGCCAGGGGCCAGCCAGCAGTGCCCCATCCTCACACTGCCCCAAGAG GTGACCGTGGAGGGTTTTGAGCCTCTGCTGCACTTTGCCTACACCTCCAAGCTCCTCTTCACCAAGGAGAACATCCATGCCATCCACAGCAGCACCAACATCCTGGGCTTCCATAACTTGGAATTGTCCTGCTTTGACTTCCTTCTGCCCAAATTCTCTGAGGTCAAAAAAAGTCAAACGGATTCACGGCTATtttggtataaaaaaaacaactcccaCACTCTAACTACTGACAACATTAGCAACCAACAAGCTTCATGTGAACCTTGTAGCTCAAGGACTGAACGACCCAATAACATAACGTCTTCCCATTGTCCATTGGAGACTTCACAGACGCCCAGCAAAGAAGACCACTTGTGCTTGGAGAATTGTGGACCTCAAATTCCCCCCTTAACCCTAAACTTAACCGCAGCTGGGGAATGCCCAATTTTGTCCATGCAATGCGCCGATTCAAGCAAAGCCGACCACCCCACCCAATACTGCGAGCGAAACATCCTGGACATAGGAAACGTATGCAGTCAGAGTGAATTGGCAGATTGCGGTCTTCCATGCAATATTAACATTTCGGGGCACAGACAAGAGCTTATAGAGCCTGCCGCGGAAAGCAACGGGATAGAACCAGTGGAGATACTTAGAGTGGATAATGAATGCAACCGATGTCTGTTCAAATTTCAAACTAGCGATGAAACTGATGATAGCTTCGACCAAAACATGTCCGCTAACCTGTCCGAAACGTCCATAAGTGTTCTGAGTCAAGACGGAGAGTTTGAGGATAGGAGCAGTGTTGAGAGAGAGGTAGCAGAACATTTGGCAAAGGGTTTTTGGTCAGAGCTATGTCCGCCACAAGAGCCGATGGAGCAAGCGAACATGTCCAAAGCAACGGATTTCCAATGGCTGAGGCAGTTGGACTTGACTTCCAGTATGGGGgactgtcctttcctcagagacATGGGGACAGCGGAGGAACAGGGTCTGAGCAGTAGTCTGTCCCAGTCGGAGAGGAGTCCTTGCGTGTCGTCTGTGCCCTCTGGAGATGATTCGGACATGGATACAGATGCAGACACGGAGGCCAACAAGAGGAGAGCAGCTGAG ATCCAGTTGCCGTTCCCAGTAGAGCAGATTTCCAGCCTGAGCCGCAGTGCGTTCCAACAGCTCCTTCGGCGGCAGAGGCTCACTCCGGAGCAGCAGGAGTTTGTCCACGACGTGCGGCGCCGCAGTAAGAACAGAATGGCTGCTCAACGCTGCCGTAAGAAGAAGCTCGACGGAATACAGCAGCTGCAGGCCGACATCAGGACGCTG agaagtgagagagagcaCCTGTTGcaggagaggagccagctggaGCAGAGCCTGGAGGAGACCCGTCAGAACTTGTGCACGATGGACCAGACTTCCAGCCTGGATCCCCCCACCACTCAGCTCCCCCTCTCCCCAGAAactccttcccctccctccgtGTCCATGCCCATGCCTTCCCAGGTGAATGCGCCGATGGTGAGCTGCACCTACACACCAGCAGGGGCATCATCAGACTCGGACCACGGACCACGCTTGCAGAAGAAGGAGGTGTTTTCTGCGCCACAGAACTGTCCCATATCTGCGTCCATCTTCAACAGTTTGGACATGGACACGTTTTGA